In one Chitinivibrionia bacterium genomic region, the following are encoded:
- a CDS encoding UDP-N-acetylmuramoyl-L-alanyl-D-glutamate--2,6-diaminopimelate ligase: MVKFNNIVYDSRTVKKGDLFCAIKGFSVDGNDFVDTAVKNGAIAVLSENEKPKNFPAEWIKCGNAKQEMAKIAKNHYGVNFDEIFCSATTGTNGKTSIATITYEILSQIFGEENAVLLGTAGNRVCGEFFEAERTTPEAVDTLKMLGTAKNKIKAFSMEASSHALVLDRLAEFFFDLVIFSNLTQDHLDFHGTMEDYYQAKKRLFTEHVKPNGIAIINIDDEYGRRLFGELGEAVRAGFKPAPTNVFSVGFSQEADYRISDAHCDTSGTFFKITREQRLPTPQKKTLKFRTKLIGHFNVINCAQAVCGLLAKGFDETAVIDGLAAVKQVEGRIDKVELNSPFSVFVDYAHTPDALIKVLSTARKLCKGNLICVFGAGGNRDKTKRPPMAEAVAKNCDFAILTSDNPRNEEPSTIISDVKEGFPSDFPYETIIDRKEAIKFALKSAKAGDCVIIAGKGHEKYQEIAGVKHHFDDKEVVIECQREEY, encoded by the coding sequence ATGGTAAAATTTAATAACATTGTTTACGACTCGCGCACAGTAAAAAAAGGCGATTTATTCTGCGCAATCAAAGGATTTTCGGTTGACGGAAACGATTTTGTCGATACCGCAGTAAAGAACGGAGCAATTGCCGTTTTATCCGAAAACGAAAAACCGAAAAATTTCCCTGCAGAATGGATAAAATGCGGAAACGCAAAACAAGAAATGGCAAAAATCGCAAAAAATCATTACGGCGTTAATTTTGACGAAATTTTTTGTTCCGCTACCACAGGAACAAACGGAAAAACAAGCATTGCCACAATAACCTACGAAATTTTATCTCAAATTTTCGGAGAAGAGAATGCCGTCCTTTTGGGAACTGCAGGCAACAGAGTTTGCGGCGAATTTTTTGAAGCAGAACGCACCACCCCCGAAGCTGTCGATACATTAAAAATGCTCGGCACCGCAAAAAACAAAATTAAAGCATTTTCTATGGAAGCGAGTTCGCACGCGCTTGTTTTGGACAGACTTGCAGAGTTCTTTTTTGACTTGGTAATTTTCAGCAATCTAACGCAAGATCACTTAGATTTTCACGGCACAATGGAAGATTATTATCAGGCAAAAAAACGACTTTTTACCGAACACGTAAAACCCAACGGCATTGCAATAATAAACATCGACGACGAATACGGAAGACGGTTGTTTGGGGAATTGGGTGAAGCAGTAAGGGCAGGTTTCAAACCTGCCCCTACAAATGTGTTTTCCGTAGGGTTTTCGCAAGAGGCAGATTATAGAATTTCAGACGCGCATTGCGATACGTCGGGAACATTTTTCAAAATAACGCGAGAGCAACGGTTGCCAACACCACAGAAAAAAACACTGAAATTCCGCACAAAACTTATAGGGCATTTCAACGTAATAAACTGCGCCCAAGCAGTCTGCGGCTTGCTTGCCAAAGGTTTTGACGAAACCGCAGTAATCGACGGACTTGCCGCCGTAAAACAAGTAGAGGGACGAATAGACAAAGTTGAATTGAACTCCCCTTTCAGCGTTTTTGTGGACTACGCACACACTCCCGACGCGCTTATAAAAGTGCTTTCGACCGCAAGAAAGCTCTGCAAAGGAAATCTTATATGCGTATTCGGCGCAGGCGGAAACCGCGATAAAACCAAACGTCCGCCAATGGCGGAAGCAGTAGCAAAAAACTGCGATTTTGCAATTTTAACAAGCGATAATCCCAGAAACGAGGAGCCAAGTACCATAATATCCGACGTAAAGGAAGGTTTTCCGTCAGATTTTCCGTACGAAACAATAATTGACCGAAAAGAGGCGATAAAATTCGCGCTGAAATCCGCAAAAGCAGGCGATTGTGTTATAATCGCGGGAAAAGGACACGAGAAATATCAGGAAATCGCGGGAGTTAAGCATCACTTTGATGATAAGGAAGTGGTGATAGAGTGCCAAAGAGAAGAGTATTAA